Proteins from one Amycolatopsis benzoatilytica AK 16/65 genomic window:
- a CDS encoding M23 family metallopeptidase, producing MSRLRRLAAVAAAVALPACGLTLAAQSTASAAPNFQVPFKCGVTVTAATFSGHNPANSVDFQKSGITGMPVTASAPGTVTRVANEGSTSYGRWIELDHGGGWRTRYAHLSEQEVSVGQSIGQGQEIGKAGATGGVTGPHLHFEENLNGVTQKAVLNGVAVPYYGKKDFTSKNGCGGNPYSATQVCGSGFSVIDQQGLGSAGTTYLLYNASTKENCVTTLKATSLGTASAASAFLEVQGSTRVTDSGNFTYYAGPVKKAAGAKCVQWGGSVGSSAYTSPFEHCG from the coding sequence ATGTCCAGGTTGAGACGGCTCGCGGCGGTCGCCGCCGCGGTGGCACTGCCCGCGTGCGGCTTGACGCTGGCCGCCCAGTCGACGGCGTCCGCGGCGCCGAACTTCCAGGTGCCCTTCAAGTGCGGGGTGACCGTCACCGCGGCGACCTTCAGCGGGCACAACCCGGCGAACTCGGTCGACTTCCAGAAGTCCGGCATCACCGGCATGCCGGTGACCGCGTCCGCTCCGGGCACCGTCACCCGCGTCGCGAACGAGGGCAGCACCAGCTACGGCCGCTGGATCGAGCTGGACCATGGCGGCGGCTGGCGGACCCGGTACGCCCACCTGTCCGAGCAGGAAGTGTCGGTGGGCCAGAGCATCGGACAGGGGCAGGAAATCGGCAAGGCGGGCGCGACCGGCGGGGTGACCGGACCGCACCTGCATTTCGAGGAGAACTTGAACGGCGTGACGCAGAAGGCCGTGCTGAACGGCGTCGCTGTCCCGTACTACGGCAAGAAGGACTTCACGAGCAAGAACGGCTGCGGTGGCAACCCGTATTCGGCGACGCAGGTCTGCGGGTCGGGCTTCTCGGTCATCGACCAGCAGGGTCTCGGTTCGGCCGGCACGACGTACCTGCTGTACAACGCGTCCACTAAGGAGAACTGCGTGACGACGCTGAAGGCGACGTCGCTGGGCACGGCCAGCGCGGCGTCGGCCTTCCTGGAAGTGCAGGGCTCGACGCGGGTCACCGACAGCGGGAACTTCACTTATTACGCGGGCCCGGTGAAGAAGGCGGCCGGCGCGAAGTGCGTGCAGTGGGGCGGTTCGGTCGGCTCGTCGGCGTACACGAGCCCGTTCGAACACTGCGGCTGA
- a CDS encoding CBS domain-containing protein yields the protein MRIADVLQRKGAAVATVSPGTTVTELLAGLARHNVGAMVVVGPDGGIAGIVSERDVVRRLHDHGPAILAGPVADIMTTLVASCAPGDPVDQLSGLMTERRIRHVPVLDDGRLVGIVSIGDVVKIRMEQLEQSQEQLEAYISQG from the coding sequence ATGCGGATCGCGGATGTGCTGCAGCGGAAGGGCGCGGCCGTTGCCACCGTGTCCCCGGGAACCACGGTCACCGAGCTGCTGGCGGGCCTCGCCCGGCACAACGTCGGGGCCATGGTCGTCGTCGGGCCGGACGGCGGGATCGCCGGGATCGTCTCCGAGCGCGACGTCGTACGTCGGCTGCACGACCACGGACCGGCGATCCTCGCCGGGCCGGTCGCGGACATCATGACCACCCTCGTCGCCAGCTGCGCGCCGGGCGACCCGGTGGACCAGCTCAGCGGCCTGATGACCGAACGGCGGATCCGGCACGTGCCGGTGCTCGACGACGGCCGTCTCGTCGGCATCGTGAGCATCGGCGACGTGGTGAAGATCCGGATGGAGCAGCTGGAGCAGAGCCAGGAGCAGCTGGAGGCTTACATCTCCCAGGGCTGA
- a CDS encoding DUF4139 domain-containing protein, which translates to MDAPITAVTVYPQQARVTRRCHVTPADGTRIEITGLPVSLDAASVRVSGTGDALVTGVDVEYAQHAAPADATLRALVEQRKADQATIDAVVDDESAAGARVELLTGLARRSGNSFAKALADGSANPSRVEEVSEALSTQLAAALKERRARTTRLAQLRDDLAALDRQIETRGAQSEQDSSTIAVDLESPATAEIELSYVVPGASWESGYDVRVRSTDVTVTSYGLVSQHTGEDWPECELTLSTARPANTVTIPELAPWYLDRQPPAPKARDLAAAYGAAAPAPGAGGRAGFASFVAQVEQGATAVTFRPARPVAIPSGAQGHRTTLAQLDLTADLDYVTAPTRGEEAYLRAKVVNTADHTLRPGRAAVFNETEFVGTTQLELWAPGEERELALGVDDRIRVERELVRRTASKATLSGQRRREAEYRTTVANHSPREAVVTVLDQAPVSRDDSITVRDLRTSPDPAEHTELGQLSWRLAIAPGASATVSLGYRVDVAKGAELVGWRE; encoded by the coding sequence ATGGACGCACCGATCACCGCGGTCACTGTCTATCCCCAACAAGCGCGCGTAACCCGCCGCTGTCACGTCACGCCAGCTGACGGCACACGTATCGAGATCACCGGACTGCCCGTCTCGCTGGACGCTGCATCGGTGCGCGTAAGCGGTACCGGAGACGCACTCGTCACCGGCGTCGACGTCGAGTACGCGCAACATGCCGCACCCGCGGACGCGACGCTGCGCGCGCTCGTCGAACAGCGGAAAGCGGATCAGGCGACGATCGACGCGGTCGTGGACGACGAGAGCGCCGCAGGTGCGCGCGTCGAGCTTCTCACCGGCCTCGCCCGGCGAAGCGGCAATAGCTTCGCTAAGGCGTTGGCCGACGGCAGCGCCAACCCCAGTCGCGTCGAAGAAGTGAGCGAAGCACTCAGTACCCAGCTGGCCGCCGCCCTCAAGGAACGCCGCGCGCGCACCACGCGGCTGGCACAGCTGCGCGATGATCTCGCCGCGCTCGACCGGCAGATCGAAACTCGCGGCGCGCAGTCCGAACAGGACAGCTCCACCATTGCAGTCGACCTGGAATCACCTGCCACCGCCGAAATTGAACTGTCCTATGTGGTCCCCGGTGCATCCTGGGAGTCCGGGTACGACGTGCGAGTGCGCAGCACCGACGTCACAGTCACCTCGTACGGTCTGGTCAGCCAGCACACCGGCGAAGACTGGCCGGAGTGCGAGCTGACGCTCTCCACCGCACGGCCGGCGAACACCGTCACGATCCCGGAACTCGCACCGTGGTACCTGGACCGGCAACCGCCCGCGCCGAAGGCCCGCGATCTGGCCGCGGCGTACGGTGCGGCGGCACCCGCCCCAGGCGCGGGCGGCCGAGCCGGCTTCGCGTCATTCGTCGCTCAGGTGGAGCAAGGTGCCACCGCGGTCACCTTCCGGCCAGCCCGGCCGGTGGCGATCCCCTCCGGCGCGCAAGGCCACCGCACGACGCTCGCGCAGCTGGACCTGACCGCCGACCTCGACTACGTCACCGCACCGACGCGAGGCGAGGAGGCGTACCTGCGCGCAAAGGTGGTCAACACCGCCGACCACACCCTCCGGCCCGGCCGCGCCGCGGTGTTCAACGAGACCGAGTTCGTCGGCACTACGCAGCTGGAGCTGTGGGCGCCAGGCGAGGAACGCGAACTCGCGCTGGGCGTCGACGACCGGATCCGCGTCGAGCGCGAACTGGTCCGGAGAACCGCCAGCAAAGCGACGCTCTCCGGCCAGCGCCGCCGCGAAGCCGAATACCGGACTACCGTAGCCAACCACAGCCCGCGCGAGGCCGTCGTGACCGTGCTGGACCAGGCACCGGTCTCGCGAGACGACTCGATCACCGTGCGGGACCTGCGGACCAGCCCGGACCCGGCCGAACACACCGAACTCGGCCAGCTCTCCTGGCGGCTCGCCATCGCGCCCGGGGCCTCCGCGACCGTCTCGCTCGGCTACCGGGTGGACGTCGCGAAGGGCGCCGAGCTGGTCGGCTGGCGCGAATGA
- a CDS encoding DUF4192 domain-containing protein produces MTTSTQPGTVRATLRKPADLLASLPYLLGFRPADSLVLLGNRTPGTSIGLILRADLPPRELQARQADALVPRFADSEHDGVTAVVVGGSADEDGPPHADFVEELERALSEHQLRLFHALWVPSIDTGEPWACYRHADCTGTLPDPKETVVAAATTEAGFVVFPSRDDLAAVLAPRSADALTRRTEMLASSPEPLRLPGMAPSDVLAAAAMEIRAAFVRQRRGEGPPDDDQALCLAHALTLAPIREACLALAVPAHTPLAREAEEVWLSLVRELPAPHRAEAALQLGYVALMRGEGALAGMALANAVEADPANLAACLLHTAWNIGTDPAKLTGLANSDTAADLGLTPPDSARGTAGPAGDPGAGVAARERRPEPPSGLR; encoded by the coding sequence GTGACCACCTCGACGCAGCCCGGCACGGTCCGGGCCACCCTCCGCAAGCCCGCCGACCTGCTCGCTTCGCTGCCGTACCTGCTCGGTTTCCGCCCCGCCGATTCGCTCGTGCTGCTCGGCAACCGGACGCCGGGGACCTCGATCGGCCTGATCCTGCGCGCGGACCTTCCGCCCCGGGAACTCCAAGCGAGGCAAGCGGACGCGCTGGTGCCGCGGTTCGCCGACTCGGAACACGACGGCGTGACCGCGGTAGTCGTCGGCGGCTCAGCTGACGAAGACGGTCCACCGCACGCCGATTTCGTCGAGGAACTAGAGCGAGCGTTGTCCGAGCATCAGCTGCGCCTGTTCCATGCTCTCTGGGTCCCCTCCATCGACACCGGCGAGCCCTGGGCGTGTTATCGACATGCCGACTGCACCGGAACTCTGCCGGATCCGAAGGAAACCGTCGTCGCAGCCGCGACAACCGAGGCCGGCTTCGTCGTCTTCCCGAGCCGCGACGACCTGGCCGCGGTGCTGGCACCCCGGTCCGCGGATGCCCTGACTCGACGCACGGAGATGCTGGCGTCGTCTCCCGAACCGTTGCGCCTGCCCGGCATGGCTCCCAGCGACGTTTTAGCCGCTGCCGCAATGGAAATCCGAGCCGCCTTCGTGCGCCAGCGCCGGGGAGAAGGCCCGCCCGACGACGATCAGGCACTCTGCCTCGCACATGCTTTGACACTCGCACCGATCCGCGAGGCGTGCCTCGCCCTGGCGGTCCCGGCGCACACGCCGTTGGCGCGCGAAGCCGAGGAGGTGTGGCTGTCTCTGGTGCGGGAACTGCCCGCACCGCACCGTGCGGAAGCCGCGCTGCAACTCGGTTACGTCGCGTTGATGAGGGGAGAGGGAGCGTTGGCCGGGATGGCGCTGGCGAACGCAGTCGAAGCTGACCCCGCCAACCTGGCGGCATGCCTGCTGCACACGGCGTGGAACATCGGGACGGATCCGGCGAAACTGACCGGTCTGGCCAACTCCGACACCGCGGCGGACCTTGGTCTCACGCCGCCTGATTCGGCTCGCGGTACCGCTGGACCGGCGGGCGATCCCGGGGCGGGTGTCGCCGCGCGGGAACGAAGACCGGAACCGCCGTCCGGCTTGAGGTGA
- a CDS encoding response regulator — translation MTLRVVLADDQAVVREGLVTLLKLLPGIEVVGAAADGVQAFDLVAEHQPDVLLVDLRMPNRDGVETTEMVRAQHPGTEVVVLTTYADDGSLLAALKAGARGFLTKDADAEAIARALKSAAAGQSTVDGALQQRLVAAAASRTPVRTKELEGLTAREVEVLRLIAAGLSNTEIARTLVVSEATVKTHINHLLSKAGLRDRAQAVAFAYRAGIAE, via the coding sequence GTGACGTTGCGCGTCGTACTGGCCGACGATCAGGCCGTCGTACGCGAAGGGCTGGTCACGCTGCTCAAGCTGCTGCCCGGCATCGAGGTGGTCGGTGCGGCGGCGGACGGCGTGCAGGCGTTCGATCTCGTCGCGGAGCACCAGCCGGACGTGCTGCTCGTCGACCTGCGGATGCCGAACCGCGACGGCGTCGAGACCACCGAGATGGTCCGCGCGCAGCACCCGGGGACCGAGGTCGTCGTGCTGACCACGTACGCCGACGACGGCTCCCTGCTCGCCGCGCTCAAGGCGGGCGCGCGCGGGTTCCTCACGAAGGACGCGGACGCCGAAGCGATCGCTCGCGCTCTTAAGTCCGCCGCGGCCGGACAGTCCACTGTGGATGGCGCGTTGCAGCAACGGCTGGTGGCGGCCGCGGCCAGCCGGACGCCGGTGCGGACGAAGGAACTCGAAGGACTCACTGCGCGCGAGGTCGAGGTACTGCGGCTGATCGCGGCCGGGCTGTCGAACACGGAGATCGCGCGCACCCTCGTGGTCAGCGAAGCGACGGTGAAGACGCACATCAATCACCTGCTCTCCAAGGCCGGGCTTCGCGATCGTGCGCAAGCTGTCGCGTTCGCCTACCGCGCGGGGATCGCCGAGTAG
- the galE gene encoding UDP-glucose 4-epimerase GalE, whose amino-acid sequence MTDQQSPLKLIVTGGAGYVGSVCAARLIEAGHQVTVVDDLSTGHADAVHPQARFVEGDAAEVAADLLGEGFDGVLHFAAKSLVGESMSDPAKYWEGNVVTSLRLLEAMKAHGTPRLVFSSTAATYGEPDVSPIEETAPTQPTNTYGATKLAIDHAITSFSRAHGIAAVSLRYFNVAGAYGAFGERHTTETHLIPLVLQVATGDRAHISIYGDDYPTPDKTAVRDYIHVVDLADAHLLALRHATEGEHRIYNLGSGTGFSVLEVVEACRRVTGHAIPAEVAPRRAGDPSVLVASSDKANAELGWTPKRTDLDGIVSDAWQFTQSRRS is encoded by the coding sequence GTGACGGACCAGCAGAGCCCCCTGAAACTCATCGTGACAGGCGGCGCGGGGTACGTGGGCAGCGTGTGCGCCGCCCGCCTCATCGAGGCCGGTCACCAGGTCACTGTGGTGGACGACCTGTCGACCGGGCACGCGGACGCGGTGCACCCGCAGGCGCGCTTCGTCGAGGGCGACGCAGCCGAGGTCGCCGCGGACCTCCTCGGCGAAGGCTTCGACGGGGTGCTGCACTTCGCGGCGAAGTCGCTGGTGGGCGAGTCGATGAGCGACCCGGCGAAGTACTGGGAAGGCAATGTCGTCACCTCGCTGCGACTGCTGGAGGCGATGAAAGCGCACGGCACGCCGCGCCTGGTGTTCTCCTCCACCGCGGCGACCTACGGCGAACCGGACGTGTCGCCGATCGAGGAGACCGCGCCGACTCAGCCGACCAACACCTACGGCGCCACGAAGCTCGCGATCGACCACGCGATCACCAGCTTCTCCCGCGCCCACGGCATCGCCGCGGTGAGCCTGCGCTACTTCAACGTGGCCGGCGCCTATGGCGCGTTCGGCGAACGGCACACCACCGAAACCCATCTCATCCCCCTCGTCCTGCAGGTCGCCACCGGCGACCGGGCGCACATCTCGATCTACGGCGACGACTACCCGACGCCGGACAAAACCGCGGTCCGCGACTACATCCACGTCGTCGACCTCGCCGACGCCCACCTCCTCGCCCTGCGCCACGCGACGGAGGGCGAGCACCGCATCTACAACCTCGGCAGCGGCACCGGGTTCTCCGTGCTGGAGGTCGTGGAGGCGTGCCGCCGGGTGACCGGGCACGCCATCCCCGCCGAGGTGGCCCCGCGCCGCGCCGGCGACCCGTCGGTGCTGGTCGCGTCGAGCGACAAGGCCAACGCCGAACTCGGCTGGACGCCCAAGCGAACCGACCTCGACGGGATCGTGTCGGATGCCTGGCAGTTCACCCAGTCGCGACGCTCCTGA
- a CDS encoding PLP-dependent aminotransferase family protein produces MDLHLDLSGSRGHRDEIYRQIRAAVLDGRLRDGDVLPPTRELAHQLAVSRTTVTAAYERLTAEGFLTGRVGAGTYVRSGAAPRPVEPSGSAEGVQPRPEWTAVPAPPPPFTDPPEFDFRAGVPDVRLFPFDTWRRLTAQILRSSQAERLTYGEPQGDPRLREELARHLAVSRNVRVSPDQLVISSGAQQTIDLIARVLLRPGDLAAVEDPGYPPPRLLLGTLGVRVAPVPVDDDGIVVDAIPPHTRLVYVTPSHQYPLGVAMSPSRRRALLDWAEDSGAVVVEDDYDTEFRYSGRPLEPLHSLDSHGRVIYVGSFSKVLLPALRLGYLAAPPALAQAIVKAKYLADWHSPTIEQAVIAEYLAEGGFARHVRRMRGIYRARHDLLLDGLRAEFGDLLEPVPAAAGLHLSASSDVDLRGFARRAVSAGVRLYSLADFSVAARRHGLLFGYGAIADDRIGPGLARLRGLFDDLAA; encoded by the coding sequence GTGGACCTGCACCTCGACCTCAGCGGCAGCCGCGGGCATCGCGACGAGATCTACCGCCAGATCCGCGCCGCGGTGCTCGACGGCCGCCTTCGCGACGGCGACGTGCTTCCGCCGACCCGGGAACTGGCGCACCAGCTCGCCGTCTCGCGTACGACGGTCACCGCGGCCTACGAACGCCTCACCGCCGAGGGGTTCTTGACCGGCCGGGTTGGCGCCGGCACGTACGTGCGCTCGGGCGCCGCGCCCCGGCCGGTGGAGCCGAGCGGTTCCGCGGAAGGCGTCCAGCCGCGTCCGGAGTGGACCGCCGTGCCCGCGCCGCCGCCGCCGTTCACCGATCCGCCCGAGTTCGATTTCCGTGCCGGCGTACCGGATGTGCGGCTGTTCCCGTTCGACACCTGGCGTCGTCTCACCGCACAGATCCTGCGCAGCTCCCAAGCCGAGCGGCTGACCTACGGCGAACCGCAAGGCGATCCCCGGCTCCGCGAGGAGCTGGCGCGGCACCTCGCGGTGTCCCGCAACGTGCGGGTCTCCCCGGACCAGCTGGTGATCAGCTCCGGCGCCCAGCAGACGATCGACCTCATCGCCCGCGTCCTGCTGCGGCCGGGCGACCTGGCCGCGGTCGAGGATCCCGGCTACCCGCCGCCGCGGCTGCTGCTGGGCACGCTCGGCGTGCGCGTCGCGCCGGTGCCGGTGGACGACGACGGCATCGTGGTCGACGCGATTCCGCCGCACACGCGTTTGGTGTACGTGACGCCGTCGCACCAGTACCCGCTCGGTGTCGCGATGTCGCCGTCCCGCCGGCGAGCGCTGCTGGACTGGGCCGAGGACAGCGGCGCGGTGGTGGTCGAGGACGACTACGACACCGAGTTCCGCTACTCCGGCCGGCCGCTGGAACCGTTGCACAGCCTGGATTCCCACGGTCGGGTGATCTACGTCGGCTCGTTCTCGAAGGTGCTGCTGCCGGCGCTGCGGCTGGGCTACCTGGCCGCGCCGCCGGCGTTGGCGCAGGCGATCGTGAAGGCGAAATACCTCGCCGACTGGCATTCGCCGACCATCGAACAGGCGGTCATCGCGGAGTACCTGGCCGAGGGCGGGTTCGCCCGGCACGTCCGCCGGATGCGCGGCATCTACCGCGCCCGGCACGACCTGTTGCTGGACGGTCTGCGCGCGGAGTTCGGGGATCTGCTGGAGCCGGTGCCCGCGGCCGCCGGGCTGCACCTGAGCGCCTCGTCGGACGTTGATCTGCGCGGGTTCGCGCGCCGGGCGGTCAGCGCGGGCGTGCGGCTCTATTCGCTCGCCGACTTCTCAGTCGCGGCTCGGCGGCACGGGCTGCTGTTCGGCTACGGCGCGATCGCGGACGACCGGATCGGCCCCGGGCTGGCCCGGCTGCGCGGCCTGTTCGACGACCTGGCGGCCTGA
- a CDS encoding sensor histidine kinase: MSTPFAAARRRFERADWVRWGVLAIPTVFAIPHARPVAWPLIVLLLALSVPALLLTKESQPRWLLPTVMIVIVAAAGTLWIIQSGAWTSATMFGGAFYTLRVSGRVAASLALGASAVAVAIWAIVHSLDLLNTLALFGVLAVMILLAANRRGRAERLEQTELALARAQTASEEHARAAALAERTRIARELHDVLAHSLAGLALNLQGARLMMVRDGASEESLAQIERAQRLASDGLAEARKAVAALREDAVPVERAVSDLLAAYRLDTGSRADLVIEGEPRDLDATLGTTLVRAVQEALANSRKHAGGAAVDVKLAYADNDVELTIADRQGRRPPDPPAPGYGLRGMSERVALLNGMLECGPGEDGWRIHLTVPA, from the coding sequence ATGAGCACACCGTTCGCCGCGGCGCGGCGGCGGTTCGAGCGCGCCGACTGGGTGCGCTGGGGCGTGCTCGCGATCCCGACCGTCTTCGCGATCCCGCACGCGCGGCCGGTGGCCTGGCCGCTGATCGTGCTGCTTCTCGCGCTGTCCGTGCCCGCGCTCCTGCTCACCAAAGAGTCGCAGCCGCGCTGGCTGCTGCCGACGGTCATGATCGTCATCGTCGCCGCGGCGGGCACGCTCTGGATCATCCAGTCGGGCGCGTGGACCTCGGCGACGATGTTCGGCGGCGCCTTCTACACCTTGCGGGTGAGCGGCCGGGTCGCGGCGTCGCTGGCGTTGGGGGCGTCGGCGGTCGCGGTCGCGATCTGGGCGATCGTCCACTCGCTCGACTTGCTCAACACTCTCGCCCTCTTCGGGGTCCTCGCCGTGATGATCCTGTTGGCGGCAAACCGGCGGGGCCGCGCGGAGCGGCTGGAGCAAACCGAGCTCGCCCTGGCCCGCGCGCAGACTGCCAGCGAGGAGCACGCTCGCGCGGCTGCTCTCGCCGAGCGCACGCGGATCGCTCGCGAGCTGCACGACGTACTCGCGCACTCTCTCGCCGGTCTCGCGCTCAACCTTCAGGGCGCACGATTGATGATGGTCCGCGACGGTGCCAGCGAAGAGTCTCTCGCGCAGATTGAGCGCGCACAGCGGCTCGCGTCGGACGGTCTCGCCGAAGCGCGCAAGGCGGTCGCCGCGCTCCGCGAAGATGCCGTACCCGTAGAGCGCGCAGTGTCGGACCTTCTCGCCGCGTACCGGCTCGACACCGGCTCTCGTGCCGACCTGGTGATCGAAGGCGAGCCGCGTGACCTGGACGCGACGCTCGGCACGACGCTCGTCCGCGCAGTGCAAGAAGCCCTTGCGAACTCGCGTAAACACGCTGGTGGCGCTGCTGTCGACGTCAAACTCGCGTACGCGGACAACGACGTCGAGCTGACCATCGCCGACCGACAAGGCCGTCGCCCGCCGGACCCGCCCGCGCCGGGATACGGTTTGCGGGGCATGAGCGAGCGGGTCGCGTTGCTGAACGGGATGCTCGAATGCGGGCCTGGGGAGGACGGATGGCGGATTCATCTGACGGTGCCGGCGTGA
- a CDS encoding Xaa-Pro dipeptidyl-peptidase, which yields MGLPASSELGVLVRVATRVAAVFVAVATLTVPSIAEAATPPAPVFTGGQAQPVFDPKDVVREDVWVTAPVDSDHDGKPDLVHAQVVRPRATEQGIKVPVVYEASPYFAGGNDVANHNVDTELYVPGPHAAPPIGWSYQDYFTARGFAVVYGESLGTGLSTGCPTTGDVNETIGARSVVDWLNGRAAARNEAGAPVAASWTTGKTGMMGVSYNGTLPNAVASTGVDGLETIVPIAAISNWYDYYRNDGAVVAAGGYQGEDADVLAEYVYSRADRKICRPVIDGLTASQDRVTGDYSKFWDVRNYRNDVGKVHASVLAVHGLNDWNVKTEQVATWYEALKKHGVEHKIWLHQSGHADPVSLRRDVWLATLNKWMSHYLYGIDNGIEREPKATIQREDKSWVDEADWPAPGTSDVTVHPWPGGRATGALDRQPVPGKPAVETLSDDASKAIEQLSDAASSGNRLRYRTSAATAPVRLSGTARAELRLSFDRPAANVTAVLLDRAPDGSSHVISRGWTDPQNRVSAAVTSPITPGQRYRIEVSLMPKDYVLAAGHRLEFVLASSDHDFTLRPRPGTGLALDLTGTTVTLPIVGGKKAFYSAIPAR from the coding sequence ATGGGCTTGCCTGCTTCGTCCGAGTTGGGGGTTCTGGTGCGCGTTGCAACTCGGGTTGCTGCCGTGTTCGTCGCAGTGGCCACTTTGACCGTGCCTTCGATCGCTGAAGCCGCGACGCCGCCCGCGCCGGTCTTCACCGGCGGACAGGCGCAGCCGGTCTTCGACCCGAAAGACGTCGTGCGTGAAGACGTCTGGGTCACCGCGCCGGTCGACAGCGACCACGACGGCAAGCCTGACCTCGTCCACGCGCAGGTAGTGCGTCCGCGCGCGACCGAGCAGGGCATAAAGGTCCCGGTCGTGTACGAGGCGAGCCCGTACTTCGCGGGCGGCAACGACGTAGCGAACCACAACGTCGACACCGAGCTGTACGTGCCGGGTCCGCACGCCGCACCGCCGATCGGGTGGAGCTACCAGGACTACTTCACCGCGCGCGGCTTCGCGGTCGTCTACGGCGAATCGCTCGGCACCGGCCTGTCCACCGGCTGCCCGACCACCGGCGACGTGAACGAGACGATCGGCGCGCGCTCCGTAGTCGACTGGCTCAACGGCCGCGCTGCCGCGCGCAACGAGGCCGGAGCGCCCGTCGCGGCGAGCTGGACCACCGGAAAGACCGGCATGATGGGCGTTTCGTACAACGGCACTCTGCCCAACGCGGTGGCCAGCACCGGAGTCGATGGGCTCGAGACGATCGTGCCGATCGCCGCCATTTCGAACTGGTACGACTACTACCGCAACGACGGTGCGGTCGTCGCGGCCGGCGGCTATCAGGGCGAGGACGCGGACGTCCTCGCCGAATACGTCTACTCGCGGGCTGACCGGAAGATCTGCCGTCCGGTCATCGACGGGCTCACCGCTTCGCAGGACCGAGTGACCGGCGACTACAGCAAGTTCTGGGACGTCCGGAACTACCGCAACGACGTCGGCAAGGTGCACGCGTCGGTCCTCGCGGTGCACGGTCTGAACGACTGGAACGTGAAGACCGAACAGGTCGCGACCTGGTACGAAGCGCTGAAGAAGCACGGCGTCGAGCACAAGATCTGGCTGCACCAGTCCGGCCACGCCGACCCGGTTTCGCTGCGCCGCGACGTCTGGCTCGCAACGCTCAACAAGTGGATGTCGCACTACCTCTACGGCATCGACAACGGCATCGAGCGCGAGCCGAAGGCGACGATCCAGCGCGAGGACAAGTCATGGGTCGACGAGGCCGACTGGCCCGCTCCGGGCACCTCGGACGTCACGGTGCACCCGTGGCCCGGCGGCCGCGCGACCGGCGCTCTCGACCGGCAGCCAGTGCCGGGAAAGCCCGCCGTCGAGACACTGTCCGACGACGCGAGCAAGGCGATCGAACAGCTCTCCGACGCTGCTTCGTCCGGGAACCGCTTGCGCTACCGCACTTCTGCCGCGACCGCGCCGGTGCGGCTGTCCGGCACCGCGAGGGCCGAGCTGCGGCTTTCCTTCGATCGTCCGGCGGCCAACGTGACCGCGGTGCTCCTGGACCGCGCGCCGGACGGCAGTTCGCACGTGATCAGCCGGGGCTGGACGGACCCGCAGAACCGGGTCAGCGCGGCGGTGACCTCGCCGATCACGCCCGGTCAGCGGTACCGCATCGAGGTCTCGCTGATGCCGAAGGACTACGTCCTGGCCGCCGGGCACCGGCTTGAGTTCGTGCTCGCCTCCAGCGACCACGACTTCACGCTGCGACCGCGTCCGGGCACCGGGCTGGCGCTGGACTTGACCGGAACGACAGTGACGCTGCCGATTGTCGGTGGGAAGAAAGCGTTCTACTCGGCGATCCCCGCGCGGTAG